A part of Paraliobacillus zengyii genomic DNA contains:
- a CDS encoding replication-associated recombination protein A — MANQPLAFRMRPKHIDDIIGQTHLVGKGKMIHRMIEANRLSSMILFGPPGTGKTSMAMALAKSLNLRYKLLNAVIDKKKDMEIAVEEAKMSGQLVLILDEVHRLDKAKQDFLLPHVESNLITLIGCTTSNPYHSINPAIRSRVHLFELSKLQPVDVKKAINRALSDSDEGIGSMQVEITDEALEHFAQSANGDLRAALNGLELAAYSTPPNEGEIIYISLDVAEACMQKKSFSHDKNGDAHYDVLSAFQKSIRGSDVNAALHYLGRLIEAGDLESIARRMVVCAYEDIGIANPQAGPRALAAVEAAERVGFPEARIPLSVAIVELCLSPKSNSAYSALDQALADIRSGDTGDIPAHLKDAHYQGAKTLGRGVDYKYPHQYESGWVKQQYLPDKIKNKRYYQPKQTSKFERALKLIYDKIKS; from the coding sequence ATGGCAAATCAACCGCTCGCATTCCGTATGCGACCGAAACATATAGACGATATCATCGGACAAACCCATTTAGTTGGAAAAGGAAAAATGATTCACCGTATGATTGAAGCGAACAGGTTATCCTCCATGATTCTATTCGGCCCACCTGGAACTGGAAAAACATCGATGGCAATGGCTTTAGCCAAAAGTTTGAATCTTCGGTATAAACTTTTAAACGCTGTTATTGATAAGAAAAAAGACATGGAAATCGCCGTTGAAGAAGCAAAAATGTCAGGACAACTTGTATTAATTTTAGATGAGGTGCATCGTTTAGATAAAGCTAAACAAGATTTTCTATTACCTCATGTAGAAAGTAATTTAATAACTTTAATTGGTTGTACTACAAGTAATCCATATCATTCAATTAACCCAGCTATTCGAAGCCGTGTTCATTTATTTGAATTATCAAAGTTACAACCAGTAGATGTCAAAAAAGCAATAAATCGTGCACTTAGTGATTCAGATGAGGGAATTGGATCTATGCAAGTTGAAATAACAGACGAAGCCCTCGAACATTTTGCTCAATCAGCAAACGGAGATTTACGAGCAGCATTAAATGGACTTGAATTAGCTGCTTATTCAACCCCTCCCAATGAGGGTGAAATTATTTATATATCATTGGACGTTGCTGAAGCGTGTATGCAAAAGAAAAGTTTCTCTCATGATAAGAACGGTGATGCACATTATGATGTATTATCTGCTTTTCAAAAATCCATTCGGGGTAGTGATGTCAATGCTGCACTTCACTATTTAGGCAGATTAATAGAAGCAGGAGATTTGGAGAGTATCGCTCGAAGGATGGTTGTTTGTGCGTATGAAGATATAGGAATTGCTAACCCACAAGCTGGTCCTAGAGCATTAGCCGCTGTTGAAGCCGCTGAACGCGTTGGATTTCCAGAAGCACGAATTCCTTTATCTGTAGCGATAGTTGAATTATGTCTTTCACCTAAATCGAATTCAGCTTATTCTGCCCTTGATCAAGCTTTGGCAGATATCCGAAGTGGTGATACTGGCGATATACCAGCTCATTTAAAAGATGCACATTATCAAGGAGCGAAAACATTAGGACGTGGAGTCGACTATAAATATCCACACCAGTATGAAAGTGGTTGGGTCAAGCAACAATATCTACCAGATAAAATTAAGAATAAAAGATATTACCAACCTAAGCAAACAAGTAAGTTTGAGCGGGCACTGAAACTAATCTATGATAAAATAAAATCATAA
- a CDS encoding RsfA family transcriptional regulator: MAKVRQDAWSHEDDLLLAETVLRHIREGSTQLNAFEEVGDKLNRTSAACGFRWNAEVRQRYDQAVAIAKRQRKEKKRQFATQQKQPTHSMLWKKEITPSEETNTTVTEQPQMMAEQNFSFANEPESIDLDSVIRYLRSLKKNVDHSNRAKHNEAKLQVENDSLSNENQQLQKEVKQLEKQLETVQADYQAFLQIMDRARKMVVFDDKDGNASPAFRMEKNGNLEQVAR; encoded by the coding sequence TTGGCAAAAGTTAGACAAGATGCGTGGTCACACGAAGATGATTTATTACTTGCAGAAACCGTTTTACGTCATATACGAGAAGGAAGTACGCAACTAAATGCATTTGAAGAAGTTGGTGACAAATTAAATCGTACATCTGCTGCTTGTGGATTTCGCTGGAATGCAGAAGTCCGTCAACGTTATGATCAAGCTGTTGCAATTGCGAAAAGACAAAGAAAAGAAAAGAAACGGCAATTTGCAACACAGCAAAAGCAACCTACTCATTCGATGCTTTGGAAAAAAGAAATCACACCATCAGAAGAAACAAATACAACAGTTACAGAACAACCTCAAATGATGGCAGAACAAAATTTTTCCTTTGCAAATGAACCCGAATCAATTGATTTAGATAGTGTTATCCGTTATTTAAGATCATTGAAGAAGAACGTTGATCATTCTAATCGAGCAAAACACAATGAAGCTAAATTACAAGTAGAAAATGATAGCTTATCGAATGAGAATCAACAATTACAAAAAGAAGTAAAACAATTGGAAAAACAATTAGAAACAGTACAAGCAGACTATCAAGCTTTCTTACAAATCATGGACAGAGCACGAAAAATGGTTGTGTTTGACGATAAAGATGGAAATGCATCTCCAGCATTCAGAATGGAGAAAAATGGAAATTTAGAACAAGTTGCACGATAA
- the aspS gene encoding aspartate--tRNA ligase produces MQQERRLAGTIRTTDIGSTVCVKGWVQKRRDLGGLIFIDFRDRSGLVQIVFNPTVSEQALTIAESVRSEYVLEVHGEVVEREAATINEKLITGKIEILVNEVTILNEAKNPPFSVHDDKEIAEELRLKYRYLDLRRESMQQTFRLRHQATQVIRQFLNEEQYLEMETPMLTKSTPEGARDYLVPSRVHPGHFYALPQSPQLFKQLLMVAGFERYFQFARCFRDEDLRADRQPEFTQIDIETSFMSSDEIMEMTERMMVKLMKEVKGIDLSLPLPRIRYEEAMERYGSDKPDTRYDMELVDLSDLVKTSDFKVFESAISSGGKVSAINVKGHAKDYSRKDIDKLTDFVKIYGAKGLAWLKIEDNAFKGPIAKFFTEEEQNVLMERLQAESDDLLLFVADKNAVVYDSLGALRMKLAKELNLIDENQFNFLWVTDWPLLEYDEDSGRYSAAHHPFTMPSMEDIDKLETHPEQVKAQAYDLVLNGFELGGGSLRIYKRDIQDKMFKALGFSKEEAESQFSFLLQALEYGTPPHGGIALGFDRIIMLLAGKTNLRDTILFPKTASASDPLTDAPGSVSQAQLDELQLLLQKKPGASEK; encoded by the coding sequence ATGCAACAGGAGAGACGATTAGCAGGTACGATAAGAACAACAGATATTGGTTCAACGGTATGTGTAAAAGGATGGGTTCAAAAACGTCGGGATCTTGGTGGCTTAATATTTATTGATTTCCGTGATCGTTCTGGTTTAGTACAAATTGTATTTAATCCAACTGTTTCTGAACAAGCTTTAACTATTGCAGAATCGGTTCGAAGTGAATATGTATTAGAGGTTCATGGAGAAGTTGTTGAGCGGGAAGCAGCAACTATCAATGAAAAACTAATAACTGGTAAAATTGAGATATTAGTTAATGAAGTGACGATTTTAAATGAAGCAAAAAATCCACCATTTTCTGTACATGATGATAAAGAAATCGCTGAAGAATTACGTTTAAAATACCGTTATCTTGATTTGCGAAGAGAATCGATGCAACAAACATTTCGGCTTCGCCATCAAGCGACACAAGTTATTCGTCAATTTTTGAACGAGGAACAATATTTGGAGATGGAAACACCAATGTTAACAAAAAGTACCCCAGAGGGTGCGAGAGATTATCTTGTTCCTAGCCGTGTTCATCCAGGTCATTTTTATGCACTCCCACAATCTCCGCAATTATTTAAACAATTGTTAATGGTTGCTGGGTTTGAACGCTATTTCCAATTTGCTCGTTGTTTCCGTGATGAGGATTTACGTGCAGATCGTCAACCAGAATTCACCCAAATCGATATAGAAACATCATTTATGTCAAGTGATGAAATCATGGAGATGACGGAAAGAATGATGGTAAAATTAATGAAGGAAGTTAAAGGGATCGATTTATCTTTACCTTTACCTCGTATACGGTATGAAGAAGCGATGGAGCGTTACGGTTCAGATAAACCAGATACACGTTATGATATGGAACTAGTTGATCTATCAGACTTAGTTAAAACATCGGACTTTAAGGTATTTGAAAGTGCCATTTCTTCAGGTGGAAAAGTAAGTGCGATAAATGTTAAAGGACATGCAAAAGATTATTCGCGTAAGGATATTGATAAATTAACTGACTTTGTAAAAATATATGGTGCAAAAGGGTTAGCATGGTTGAAAATAGAAGATAATGCATTTAAGGGTCCAATTGCCAAATTCTTCACTGAAGAAGAGCAAAATGTATTAATGGAAAGACTCCAGGCGGAAAGTGATGATTTACTACTATTTGTTGCTGATAAAAATGCTGTTGTATATGATAGTTTAGGTGCACTTCGTATGAAATTAGCAAAGGAATTAAACTTAATTGATGAGAACCAATTTAATTTCTTATGGGTAACCGATTGGCCATTATTAGAATATGATGAAGATTCAGGAAGATACTCTGCGGCACATCATCCATTTACAATGCCTAGTATGGAAGATATAGATAAATTAGAAACACATCCAGAGCAAGTAAAGGCACAGGCTTATGATTTAGTGTTGAATGGCTTTGAGTTAGGTGGAGGTTCGTTACGTATATATAAGAGAGACATACAAGATAAAATGTTTAAAGCACTTGGTTTCTCAAAAGAAGAGGCTGAGTCACAATTTTCTTTCCTTCTACAAGCACTTGAGTATGGTACTCCACCACATGGTGGGATTGCTTTAGGCTTCGATCGTATTATAATGCTTTTAGCAGGAAAAACAAATTTACGTGATACGATTCTATTTCCGAAAACGGCATCTGCATCTGATCCATTAACTGATGCTCCAGGTAGCGTTAGTCAAGCACAGCTAGATGAGTTGCAATTACTATTACAAAAAAAGCCAGGAGCAAGTGAAAAATAA
- the hisS gene encoding histidine--tRNA ligase, producing MINAPRGTQDLLPGVTEQWQYVEEKFKELCRTYNYKEIRTPIFEHTELFQRGVGDTTDIVQKEMYTFEDRGERSLTLRPEGTASVVRAFVQHKLFGHATQPTKLFYAGPMFRYERPQQGRMRQFVQFGVEALGSADPAIDAEVISLAMSVYQQLGLRSLRLVINSLGDTESRTSHRNALIEHFKPHKEELCSDCQLRLEQNPLRILDCKKDKDHPSMATAPSILDYLNDASRNYFEQVKGFLDQMNIAYVVDKNLVRGLDYYNHTAFEIMSDADGFGAITTLSGGGRYNGLVEDLGGPETPGIGFALSVERLLMALEAEELTLPIDSGLDCYVVTMGEKAEQKATSLVYEMRQAGIQVDKDYQSKKFKGQFKTADRLKTKYVLVLGDNELAENNINVKDMNTGEQETVQLDHVITHIEQLLHGGKV from the coding sequence ATGATTAATGCGCCGAGAGGAACACAAGATCTTTTACCAGGTGTAACAGAACAATGGCAATATGTTGAAGAGAAATTCAAAGAACTTTGTCGTACATATAATTATAAAGAAATTCGCACGCCGATATTTGAACACACCGAATTATTTCAGCGTGGAGTTGGTGATACAACTGATATCGTACAAAAAGAAATGTATACATTTGAAGATCGAGGAGAACGGAGTCTTACGCTCAGACCAGAAGGAACTGCATCAGTCGTTAGAGCCTTTGTGCAACATAAGTTATTTGGACATGCTACACAGCCAACTAAGCTATTTTATGCAGGCCCGATGTTCCGTTATGAACGACCACAACAAGGAAGAATGAGGCAATTTGTACAGTTTGGTGTAGAAGCATTAGGAAGTGCAGATCCAGCAATAGATGCAGAGGTAATCTCACTTGCAATGTCTGTTTATCAGCAATTGGGATTACGTTCGCTACGATTGGTTATTAATAGCTTGGGAGACACCGAAAGTAGAACGAGTCATCGCAATGCTCTAATTGAACACTTTAAACCTCATAAAGAAGAACTATGCAGTGATTGTCAGTTACGATTAGAGCAAAATCCATTAAGGATTTTGGACTGTAAAAAAGATAAAGATCATCCGTCGATGGCAACAGCACCATCCATATTAGATTATTTAAATGATGCATCACGAAATTATTTTGAACAGGTAAAGGGTTTCTTAGACCAAATGAATATCGCATATGTAGTAGATAAAAACTTAGTTAGAGGTTTAGATTATTACAATCACACTGCATTTGAGATTATGAGTGATGCAGATGGTTTTGGAGCGATTACAACTTTATCTGGTGGTGGTCGATATAACGGTTTAGTAGAAGATTTAGGTGGTCCAGAAACGCCTGGTATTGGATTTGCATTGAGTGTAGAACGTTTATTAATGGCTCTTGAAGCAGAAGAACTAACCTTACCAATTGATAGTGGTTTAGATTGTTATGTTGTAACAATGGGTGAAAAGGCTGAACAAAAGGCCACAAGTCTAGTATATGAAATGCGCCAAGCTGGTATCCAAGTGGACAAAGATTATCAATCGAAAAAGTTTAAAGGTCAATTTAAAACTGCTGACCGTCTCAAAACGAAGTATGTATTAGTTTTAGGAGATAATGAATTAGCTGAAAACAATATTAATGTCAAAGACATGAACACAGGTGAACAAGAAACTGTACAGCTTGATCACGTGATTACGCATATAGAACAACTATTACACGGGGGGAAAGTATAA
- a CDS encoding N-acetylmuramoyl-L-alanine amidase, with translation MRLRRKHIFLFFIFIIFSLSNYAEVYAQEVTIAADGLNIRSGPGEDYDVVGQVNTGEIFQLIEEKPNWIAISYNSQTVWVAAEYVSLSPETGEETDQSEEVETTEENIVNVPEEQNTIKNAMTKFQETNVRSQPSTAGDILTTLGKGEVISTIQSENDWLEIEWDNTTGYVPSWVIGDVSPIRTDATSVFQNKVIVLDAGHGGRDVGAIGASGNYEKDYTLRTAKMVKSYLEQLGATVYLTRDDDHYYTLTSRAAFSNYQNADMFLSLHYNSTPQYPNAAGISTYYYNESDAALADIVHTELLKSLLAEDRQTNYGDYQVIRTNHRPSLLLELGFISNVEEESKIQTLSYQKKIAQGIIAGLQRYYSYNE, from the coding sequence ATGCGTCTACGACGAAAGCATATTTTTTTGTTTTTCATTTTCATTATTTTTAGTCTATCCAATTATGCTGAGGTCTATGCACAAGAAGTAACGATTGCAGCTGATGGTCTAAATATAAGAAGTGGTCCAGGCGAGGATTATGACGTTGTTGGACAAGTTAATACAGGAGAAATATTCCAACTCATAGAAGAAAAGCCGAATTGGATAGCGATTTCGTATAATTCTCAAACCGTATGGGTAGCAGCAGAATATGTTAGCCTATCACCTGAAACAGGAGAAGAGACTGATCAATCAGAAGAAGTAGAAACAACAGAGGAAAATATAGTAAACGTTCCAGAAGAGCAAAATACAATTAAAAATGCCATGACTAAATTTCAAGAAACCAATGTTCGAAGTCAACCTTCAACAGCTGGTGATATTCTCACTACACTAGGTAAAGGTGAAGTCATTTCCACAATACAATCTGAAAATGATTGGCTTGAAATAGAATGGGATAACACAACTGGTTATGTTCCTTCATGGGTTATTGGCGATGTCTCACCAATTCGAACAGATGCAACATCTGTATTTCAAAATAAAGTGATTGTATTAGATGCTGGCCATGGTGGTAGAGACGTTGGTGCAATTGGTGCAAGTGGTAATTACGAGAAGGATTACACGTTACGTACTGCTAAAATGGTCAAATCCTATTTAGAACAACTAGGAGCAACTGTTTATTTAACACGTGATGACGATCACTATTACACACTAACGAGTAGAGCAGCCTTTTCTAATTATCAGAATGCGGATATGTTCTTAAGTTTGCATTATAATAGTACCCCACAATATCCTAATGCTGCTGGGATAAGTACCTACTATTATAACGAAAGTGATGCAGCCTTAGCTGATATAGTGCACACAGAATTATTAAAGTCACTATTAGCAGAAGATCGTCAAACTAATTATGGAGACTATCAAGTAATTCGAACAAATCACCGTCCATCACTATTACTAGAATTAGGATTTATATCGAACGTTGAAGAGGAATCAAAGATACAAACACTTTCCTACCAGAAGAAAATTGCGCAGGGAATTATCGCAGGTTTACAAAGATATTACTCATATAATGAATAA
- the dtd gene encoding D-aminoacyl-tRNA deacylase, whose protein sequence is MRAVIQRVNHASVSVKGEQVGEIGRGLMVLLGVTHEDTLKDADYLVQKIIHLRIFEDNSEKMNLSVKDIEGSILSVSQFTLFGDCRKGRRPNFMGAAKPDQAKECYDYFNQSIKNTGIHIETGLFGAMMDIDMVNNGPVTLILDSKD, encoded by the coding sequence ATGAGGGCCGTTATTCAACGAGTTAATCATGCAAGTGTGTCAGTCAAGGGTGAGCAGGTAGGAGAAATTGGACGAGGTTTAATGGTCTTACTCGGTGTTACCCACGAGGATACGTTGAAAGATGCAGATTACCTTGTTCAAAAGATCATTCACTTACGCATTTTTGAAGATAATTCTGAAAAAATGAATCTCTCTGTAAAAGATATAGAAGGAAGTATACTATCCGTTTCACAGTTTACCTTATTCGGTGATTGTCGAAAGGGAAGAAGACCTAATTTTATGGGAGCAGCTAAGCCTGATCAAGCAAAAGAGTGCTATGATTATTTTAATCAATCTATTAAGAACACTGGCATTCATATCGAAACGGGTTTATTTGGAGCGATGATGGATATAGATATGGTTAATAATGGACCAGTTACGCTGATCTTAGATAGTAAAGATTGA
- a CDS encoding RelA/SpoT family protein — protein MSKENILTAQDVIEQASQYLSGKDLDFIRRAYEYAKKAHENQFRKSGEPYIIHPVQVAGILVHLELDPETIAGGFLHDVVEDTDITVEMLQENFNNEVAMLVDGVTKLGKIKYKSKEAQQAENHRKMFIAMAKDIRVILIKLADRLHNMRTLKHLPPEKQRRISNETLEIFAPLAHRLGISAIKWELEDTALRYLNPQQYYRIVNLMKQKRQEREFYIEEVMTEVQNQLADISIKADFSGRPKHLYSIYRKMVLQNKQFNEIYDLLAVRIIVESIKDCYAVLGIIHTCWKPMPGRFKDYIAMPKPNLYQSLHTTVIGPKGAPLEVQIRTKEMHEIAEYGIAAHWAYKEGKQLEQTKGNSEKKLAWFREILEWQTETHDAEEFMESLKVDLFSDMVYVFTPKGDVIELPAGSVPIDFSYKIHTEVGNQTIGARINGKMEPLDYQLKNGDIVEVLTSKHSYGPSRDWVKMAQTSQAKNRIKQFFKKQQRDENVVKGKEMVDKEVKATGFALKDAITTDNLKRVAERFNFISVEDMYAAVGYQGITAAQIATRLTEKLRKEEEHQELEQILEGAQKKTVKPKAYRKKDSGVKVEGVDNLLVRLSKCCNPVPGDKIVGFITKGRGVSVHRVDCPNIKAELTDERLLYVEWEDSNTDIKQYHVDLEISGYDRRGLLNDVLQSVNEMRTNITAVNGKSDRNKMAVIHLTILIHNLGHLRKIVDRLKQIKDVYTVERVLQ, from the coding sequence ATGTCGAAAGAGAATATTTTGACAGCACAAGATGTAATTGAACAAGCTTCTCAATATCTTTCAGGTAAAGATCTTGATTTTATTAGGCGTGCTTATGAATATGCTAAAAAGGCACATGAGAACCAATTTCGCAAATCAGGCGAACCATATATTATCCATCCGGTTCAAGTAGCTGGAATTTTGGTTCATTTAGAACTAGACCCAGAAACGATTGCAGGTGGCTTTTTACATGATGTTGTGGAAGATACAGATATAACGGTAGAAATGTTACAAGAAAACTTTAATAATGAAGTTGCGATGTTAGTAGATGGGGTTACAAAATTAGGTAAAATTAAATACAAATCGAAAGAAGCACAGCAAGCGGAAAATCATCGTAAGATGTTCATTGCAATGGCAAAAGATATTCGTGTTATTTTGATAAAATTAGCTGATCGTCTGCATAATATGCGGACTTTAAAACACTTGCCCCCAGAGAAACAAAGACGTATTTCAAATGAAACGCTTGAGATCTTTGCACCATTAGCACATCGCTTAGGTATATCTGCTATAAAATGGGAGCTTGAAGATACAGCATTACGCTATTTAAATCCTCAACAGTATTATCGTATTGTCAATTTAATGAAACAAAAACGACAAGAACGTGAATTTTATATTGAAGAAGTTATGACAGAAGTGCAAAATCAATTAGCGGACATAAGTATTAAAGCAGACTTTTCTGGAAGACCAAAACATTTATATAGTATTTATCGTAAAATGGTCTTACAAAACAAACAATTTAATGAGATTTATGATTTGCTAGCAGTTCGAATAATTGTTGAGAGTATTAAGGATTGTTATGCCGTTTTAGGGATTATTCACACCTGTTGGAAACCTATGCCAGGACGTTTTAAAGACTATATTGCAATGCCGAAACCAAATTTATATCAGTCTTTACACACAACAGTGATTGGTCCTAAAGGTGCTCCGCTAGAAGTGCAAATTCGAACAAAAGAAATGCATGAGATAGCTGAATATGGAATTGCAGCTCACTGGGCATATAAAGAGGGTAAACAATTAGAACAAACAAAAGGAAATTCCGAGAAAAAACTTGCTTGGTTTAGAGAGATACTAGAATGGCAAACAGAAACACATGACGCAGAAGAATTTATGGAATCACTAAAGGTTGATCTCTTCTCTGACATGGTGTATGTTTTTACTCCAAAAGGTGATGTAATTGAACTACCAGCTGGTTCAGTGCCTATTGATTTTTCCTATAAAATCCACACAGAAGTTGGAAACCAAACAATAGGTGCACGGATAAACGGAAAAATGGAGCCATTAGATTATCAACTTAAAAATGGCGACATTGTTGAAGTTTTAACATCAAAACACTCATACGGACCGTCACGTGATTGGGTGAAGATGGCACAAACATCTCAAGCTAAAAATAGAATTAAACAGTTTTTCAAGAAACAGCAACGAGATGAAAATGTAGTAAAAGGAAAAGAAATGGTAGATAAAGAAGTGAAAGCAACTGGTTTTGCTTTAAAAGATGCCATTACTACAGACAATTTAAAAAGAGTTGCGGAACGTTTTAATTTTATAAGTGTTGAAGATATGTATGCCGCTGTAGGGTATCAAGGAATAACGGCTGCTCAGATTGCAACTCGACTAACAGAAAAGTTGCGAAAAGAGGAAGAACATCAGGAATTAGAGCAAATTTTAGAAGGTGCACAGAAAAAAACGGTAAAACCAAAAGCCTATCGAAAAAAGGATTCTGGTGTAAAGGTAGAGGGTGTCGATAATTTATTAGTGCGATTATCAAAATGTTGTAACCCTGTACCAGGTGATAAGATTGTTGGCTTTATTACTAAAGGACGTGGTGTTTCTGTACATCGTGTTGATTGCCCTAATATTAAGGCAGAATTAACCGATGAACGGTTACTTTATGTGGAATGGGAAGATAGTAACACTGACATAAAACAATACCATGTTGATTTAGAAATATCTGGATATGATCGTCGCGGTTTGTTAAATGACGTTTTACAATCTGTAAATGAAATGCGAACAAATATTACTGCTGTAAACGGAAAGTCTGATCGAAATAAAATGGCAGTAATTCATTTGACTATTCTAATTCATAACTTAGGACATTTACGTAAAATTGTTGATCGTTTAAAACAAATAAAAGACGTTTATACTGTTGAACGCGTATTACAATAG
- a CDS encoding adenine phosphoribosyltransferase, giving the protein MNYKDYITVVEDWPKEGVRFKDITTLMDNGKAYKAAVDEIVAYADKKDIDLIVGPEARGFIVGCPVAYALEIGFAPVRKEGKLPREVIKVNYDLEYGENVLTLHKDAIKPGQRVLITDDLLATGGTIDATIKLVEQLGGIVVGCAFLIELTYLNGRDNLEGYDILTLMEY; this is encoded by the coding sequence ATGAATTATAAAGATTATATTACTGTGGTAGAAGATTGGCCTAAAGAAGGTGTACGCTTTAAGGATATTACAACACTGATGGATAATGGCAAGGCTTATAAAGCTGCAGTGGATGAAATCGTTGCTTATGCAGATAAAAAAGATATTGATTTAATTGTAGGACCTGAAGCTAGAGGATTTATTGTAGGTTGTCCAGTGGCCTATGCATTGGAAATTGGATTTGCACCAGTTAGAAAAGAAGGTAAATTACCACGAGAAGTAATTAAAGTGAATTATGATTTAGAATATGGTGAAAATGTACTAACACTTCATAAAGATGCAATTAAACCGGGCCAACGGGTACTAATAACAGATGATTTATTAGCTACTGGTGGAACGATCGATGCAACGATTAAGTTAGTAGAACAATTAGGTGGTATTGTAGTCGGATGCGCTTTCTTAATTGAACTTACATACTTAAACGGTCGAGATAATTTAGAAGGTTATGATATACTAACGCTAATGGAATATTAG